From a region of the Rhipicephalus microplus isolate Deutch F79 chromosome X, USDA_Rmic, whole genome shotgun sequence genome:
- the LOC119161323 gene encoding uncharacterized protein LOC119161323, producing MANTQQRTYIYLDFDIEPFTAELVFPQGIPKGGAVSLVFASFEDKRVKTTKFTEEFARMVSQKFRVSSPLVNARPQCFIRISLVKDGAEPPPLPKPNKTVNLVKKPPVPAQTSQQPMLVPPKSRFPVTIDYDDEEENVEEADDTGVLKKASRNARKRREPVVVKSVAVVSDASKQAALKAAAQKLPESNSSAEDHSDSDESIESQPGSPFDGVGDGAAESIASDGDEPCAFRCILCPEAFHFESELQKHRVLEHDILEACKHCSKKFPTKFRMVRHMWSHLPRSRFPFRCQECKKGFITKRELLGHKAKSHMGKLLTHQEDVTRRESILEAQGAVASQKLLPCPQKRLLSAAVEEEIFFCEFCSEVYLTGHFYRQHVSKHHAEKLDMYPVDISLFNGVEKDPKCGPDEGKFCCTLCDKCTGSSFREVCSHINDEHPTAGVYACKRCTLVFSNEEEYGAHNSTHLVRVTPNESSPGSKDYHCNLCSEVLDQRKTLVRHLQQHHRDPNAKPYACHICPSRFRGKSSLYIHARKHNALVDRRRFPCSQCPKVFTAKQFLKRHEEAVHARMLPFACTYCSKRFYFERHLQQHLVMSHRSKLTEEQVAGLSLIQNFQCEECGFTTYSDRTIRRHVYSHTGTYPFTCEACNRGFVFRFELTAHHARRHLHQKLHCHLCSRIFFIKERFENHLSAHAENWGFTCAVCGQLFETQGYLESHQQRHSGKTPYECTECGKRFSAPQGLTFHKQQHHHAKRPRHVGNSSTNHWPLGCDICGIRFKYLSSQQAHMTFHHPSTEGESLQCSYCQRRLGSKLALSQHLRKHTNEKYKCKHCDRRFQSYVKCRTHQVVMHTRKFTTFCPFCSKGCLSVFDLKRHLKTVHNAILVKEPNPEMLDADGSEAIEVMNESMIVGEEAIHIVEEDGMEGITEEGSMQIVDEGTIQVVGGDGIHIVSHEQAMELISQEGMHLVEGQYIQANVGQDVHGVDNSGQSGNEVVLLQLEESSLQT from the coding sequence ATGGCAAATACCCAGCAGCGAACTTATATCTACCTTGACTTCGACATCGAACCGTTCACGGCGGAGCTCGTGTTTCCTCAGGGCATCCCCAAGGGTGGCGCTGTGTCCCTCGTGTTTGCGTCTTTCGAGGACAAACGCGTCAAGACGACAAAGTTCACTGAAGAATTTGCCCGTATGGTGAGCCAGAAGTTCCGCGTCTCGTCCCCACTCGTCAATGCCAGACCACAATGCTTCATCCGCATCTCGCTCGTTAAGGACGGCGCAGAACCGCCGCCGCTCCCGAAGCCCAACAAGACTGTGAACCTTGTCAAAAAGCCACCAGTACCGGCGCAGACATCACAGCAGCCGATGCTAGTACCGCCAAAATCTCGGTTCCCCGTGACCATCGACTACGACGACGAAGAGGAAAATGTAGAGGAAGCAGACGATACCGGTGTGCTCAAAAAAGCTTCAAGGAACGCGCGAAAACGCCGCGAGCCTGTAGTCGTAAAATCTGTTGCCGTTGTCTCTGATGCATCGAAACAGGCTGCTTTGAAAGCTGCTGCGCAGAAATTACCGGAGTCAAACAGTAGTGCCGAAGACCACAGTGACAGTGATGAATCGATTGAGTCGCAGCCAGGTTCACCTTTCGATGGCGTGGGTGATGGCGCTGCTGAAAGCATAGCGTCAGATGGTGATGAACCCTGCGCGTTTCGTTGCATTTTATGCCCCGAGGCATTTCACTTCGAATCAGAGTTGCAGAAGCATCGAGTGCTAGAACATGACATACTGGAAGCCTGCAAGCATTGCAGCAAGAAATTCCCCACCAAATTTAGAATGGTACGCCATATGTGGTCACACTTGCCTCGTAGCAGGTTTCCATTTCGCTGTCAAGAGTGTAAGAAGGGCTTCATTACAAAGAGAGAGCTCCTTGGGCATAAAGCCAAATCACACATGGGGAAGCTGCTTACACACCAGGAAGATGTAACAAGAAGAGAGAGCATATTGGAAGCTCAAGGAGCAGTTGCTTCACAAAAGTTGCTCCCCTGTCCACAAAAGCGCTTGCTCTCTGCTGCTGTTGAAGAAGAAATATTCTTCTGCGAGTTCTGTTCAGAAGTGTATTTGACAGGCCACTTCTATAGACAGCATGTATCTAAGCATCATGCTGAAAAGCTTGACATGTATCCTGTTGACATCAGTCTGTTCAATGGAGTTGAAAAAGACCCTAAATGTGGCCCTGATGAGGGGAAGTTCTGCTGCACACTCTGTGACAAGTGTACAGGGTCGAGTTTCCGAGAAGTGTGCAGCCACATAAATGATGAACATCCCACTGCAGGTGTGTATGCCTGCAAACGCTGCACCCTTGTGTTTTCTAATGAAGAGGAATACGGGGCACACAACAGCACCCACCTTGTAAGGGTGACTCCTAACGAGTCTTCACCAGGATCTAAAGACTACCACTGTAATTTGTGCAGTGAGGTGCTCGATCAGCGAAAAACCTTGGTTCGTCACTTGCAGCAACACCACCGTGATCCCAATGCCAAGCCCTATGCATGTCACATATGCCCATCTCGATTTCGGGGCAAGTCAAGCTTGTACATTCATGCGCGCAAGCACAACGCACTGGTTGACCGTCGTCGCTTCCCTTGCTCCCAGTGTCCCAAAGTCTTCACAGCCAAGCAATTTCTTAAACGCCATGAGGAGGCGGTACATGCTCGAATGCTGCCTTTTGCATGCACCTACTGCTCAAAGCGCTTCTACTTTGAGCGTCATCTGCAGCAGCACCTAGTTATGAGCCACCGGTCAAAGCTTACCGAGGAACAAGTCGCTGGATTAAGCCTTATTCAGAACTTTCAGTGTGAAGAATGTGGTTTCACCACATACAGTGACCGCACCATCCGTCGCCATGTATACAGCCACACAGGCACTTACCCATTCACATGTGAAGCCTGCAATCGGGGCTTCGTCTTCCGCTTTGAGCTGACAGCGCACCATGCAAGGCGTCATCTGcaccagaagctgcactgccatTTGTGCTCTCGTATTTTCTTCATCAAGGAGCGGTTTGAAAACCACCTGTCTGCTCATGCAGAAAACTGGGGCTTCACGTGTGCAGTCTGCGGCCAGCTGTTTGAGACTCAAGGTTACCTGGAAAGCCACCAACAGCGTCATTCAGGCAAGACTCCATACGAATGCACCGAGTGTGGAAAACGTTTTAGTGCACCCCAGGGTTTGACCTTCCACAAGCAACAGCATCACCACGCCAAACGTCCTCGCCATGTTGGCAACTCTAGCACAAATCACTGGCCCCTCGGATGTGACATTTGTGGAATACGATTCAAATACTTGAGCAGCCAGCAAGCACACATGACCTTCCACCACCCGTCTACTGAGGGCGAGTCGCTGCAATGCAGCTACTGCCAGCGTAGGCTTGGCTCCAAGCTGGCTCTCTCACAGCACCTTCGGAAGCACACAAATGAGAAGTACAAGTGCAAGCACTGCGATCGCCGTTTCCAGTCTTATGTAAAGTGCCGCACTCACCAGGTTGTCATGCACACACGCAAGTTCACAACATTCTGCCCATTTTGCAGTAAGGGGTGCTTATCGGTGTTTGACCTTAAGCGGCATCTCAAAACTGTCCACAATGCAATTTTGGTCAAGGAGCCCAACCCTGAAATGCTTGATGCTGATGGCTCTGAAGCTATAGAGGTGATGAATGAGAGCATGATTGTTGGGGAAGAGGCTATCCACATAGTGGAAGAGGATGGAATGGAAGGCATAACTGAAGAAGGAAGTATGCAGATTGTTGATGAAGGTACCATTCAAGTTGTTGGTGGCGATGGGATCCACATTGTTTCTCATGAGCAGGCAATGGAGCTCATTTCTCAGGAGGGCATGCACCTTGTCGAAGGGCAGTACATTCAGGCAAATGTTGGACAAGACGTTCACGGAGTAGACAACAGCGGACAGAGTGGAAATGAAGTGGTTTTGTTGCAGCTTGAGGAGTCATCGCTGCAAACATAG